The Streptomyces sp. V3I7 genome segment CGCTCGATGCGGACCCGGGGTGCGCTCCAGGACGTGGCCGGGATGGCCCACCGCGGCGACCTGACCGTACGGGACCTCCAGCGGCAGCAGTTCGCGAACCGGGTGCCCGCGGGCGACCTGACCGCGAACGCCGCCGCCGAGGCGTGCGCCGCCCTTCCCGGCGGCACGGCAACCGGCGGTGACGGCAGGCCGGTCGACGTGTCGGAAGCGTGCCCGGTGCTCAAGTCCTGGGACCACATGGCCCGTACGAGCAGCCGGGGGGCGCTCCTCTTCGACCGGCTGTGGCGCAGGCTCCCCGCGAACCAGCTCTGGAAGGTGCCGTTCTCGGCGGCCGACCCGGTCGGCACCCCCAACACGCTCGACACCGACGCCCCCGCCTTCGCCACCGCGCTGGCCGACACGGTGGCCGAACTCCGCGCGGCGGGCATCCCGCTGAACTCCCCGCTCGGGGAGCACCAGTCGGTCCTCCGTGACGGCCGGCGCATCCCCGTCCCCGGCGGCACGGAGTCGCTGGGCGTGTGGAACAAGGTCGAGCCCGTGTGGGACGCGGCGAGCGGCGGCTACTCGGAGGTGACGACCGGCTCCAGCTACATCCAGGCGGTGGGCTGGGACGGCGGCCCGTGCCCGGTCGCCCGCACCCTGCTGACGTACTCCCAGTCCTCGAACCCCGACTCGCCGCACCACAGCGACCAGACGAGCCTCTTCTCCCAGGGGAAGTGGGTGACCTCGCGCTTCTGCGAGAAGGACATCCTGTCCTCTCCCGGACTGCGCAGGGTCCGCGTCTCGGAACACTGAGGACGACACGCACGGGTTCCAGCCGTAGCCCGCCCGGGCCGAACGTCCTGCACACCCGTTGACACACGCCCCGCCTGAAAGGAAAGTTTCACCGCGCAAGGCAAGCCCCGAAAGATACTTTCAGGTGGAGGCCTCACGATGACCAACGGCGCGGCGGACGGACGGGCGGGCGGGCCTACCCGTCGCCAACTGGGTGTGCACACACTGGCCTTGGGCGGGGCGCTGGCCCTCGCCTCCCTCCCCGCCGCGACGCGGGCCGTAGCGGCACCGGCCCGGTCCGGTGGTGCCCCGACCCTGCGTCACGGCTCACCGGAGCGCGCCGGACTGCTCGCCGCGCACCTCGACCAACTGGTCACGGACGCACGGGCGTTCCTCGGCCCCTCGCCCAAACACCCGTGGTACGCGGGCGCCGTGCTGCTCGCCGGCCGCGGCGGCACGGTCGCCCTGCACCAGCCCATCGGGATGGCGGTGCGCTACTCGGCGTATGACGAGAAGACCGACACGGGTGTGGAGTTCCCCGCCGACCAGCAGATCGCCATGGCCGAGGACACCGTCTTCGACCTGGCATCGGTGTCCAAGCTCTTCACCTCCCTGCTCGCCGTGCAGCAGATGGAACGCGGCGCGCTGGAGCTGGAGGCGACCGTCGCCTCGTACCTCCCGGAGTTCGGGGCGGCGGGCAAGCAGGACATCACCATCCGCCAACTCCTCACGCACACCTCGGGTTTCCGCGCCTGGATCCCGCTGTACAACGCGCCGACGTACGAGGAGAAGCTGCGGCTCCTGTGGAACGAGGCGCCCCTGAACTCGCCCGGCACGACGTACCTCTACTCGGACCTGAACCTGATCTCCCTACAGCTGGTCCTGGAGCGGATCACCGGCCGCAAGCTGGACGTGCTGCTCCGCGAGGAGATCACCGGACCGCTCGGGTTGGGCCGCACCCGCTACAACCCGCCCGCCTCCTGGAAGCCGAAGATCGCGGCGACGGAGGACGCGCGACGGCCCTGGTCGGGGCTGGACCGGGGGCTGGTCTGGGGCGAGGTGCACGACGAGAACGCCTACAGCCTGGGCGGAGTCGCGGGCCACGCCGGGGTGTTCTCGTGCGCGTGGGACCTCGCGGTCCTCGGCCGCGCCCTGCTCAACCGCGGCGTCTACGGCCGCGCCCGCATCCTGAAGCCCGAGTCGGTGGACCTGCTGTTCACCGACTTCAACACGGACTTCCCGGGCCACAACCACGGTCTCGGTTTCGAGCTCTACCAGCACTGGTACATGGGCGCGATGGCCACCCCGCGCACCGCCGGCCACACGGGCTTCACCGGGACCTGTCTCGTCCTCGACCCGACGACCGACTCCTTCCTCGTCGTGCTCGGCAACTCGGTCCATCCGGTGCGTAGTTGGCGCTCGGGCTCGGCTCCGCGGGTGGCCGCGGGCAACAACATGGCGCGGGCCGTGTCGGTGCGCCCGGCGCACGGGCGTACGGCCTGGTTCTCGGGCATGGCGAGCGCCACGACGGCGACGCTCGCCCTCCCGGCGCTCGACACCTCCGGCGGCGACGCGCGGCTGCGGTGCGCGCTGTGGTGGGACACCGAGCCGCAGGCGGACACCCTGGTCCTGGAGTCCACGGCGGACGGCGGCACCAGCTGGCAGCCCGTGCCGTTCACGACAAGCCGCCACGGCGAGGACCCGGAGACCCACCCGTCCGGATCGGCCACGGGCTGGTCGGGCCGCGTCTGGCACCGGCTCACCGCGGACCTCCCGGCCGACCGGCAGGTCTCCCTGCGCTGGCGGTACACCACCGACCGGCTGTACGTCGGGCGCGGCGCGTACGTCGACGCCCTGCGCGTCGAGGCGGGCGACACCGTGCTCTTCGACGGTGCACGTCCGGCGGACGCGGCACGTGTCGTGGCGGCGGGCTGGGAGCAGTCGGCCGACTGAGGCCGGGGACGGAGCGGAGGGCGGCGGGCCGGTGCGGGCCGCCGCCCTCGGGAGATCCGTCGCCCTCCGGAGATCCGTCGCCCTCCGCGGGTCCGCCGAGTGATCAGTCCTGTTCCAGCACCGCCATGGCCGCGTTGTGTCCGGGAACTCCGCTGACCCCTCCCCCGCGCACGGCGCCCGCCCCGCACAGCAGGACGCCTGCGTGCCGGGTCTCGACGCCCCAGCGGCCGGCCCCGCCGTGGGCGTAGGGCCAGGCGAGTTCGCGGTGGAAGATGTTGCCGCCGGGCAGCCGCAGGTCGCGCTCCAGGTCCAGTGGGGACTTCGCCTCGATGCAGGGGCGGCCGTCCGCGTCGGTGGCGAGGCAGTCGGCGAGGGGCTCGTCGAGGTGGGCGTCGAACTGGGCGAGGGTCGACTTCAGGAGTTCGTCACGTACCGCGTCGTGGTCCACCCCGTCCCCGCCGAAGAGCCGGGCGGGCGTGTGCAGTCCGAAGAGGGTGAGGGTCTGGTAGCCGCGCTCGACCAGCTCCGGCCCGAGGATCGTGGGATCGGTGAGGGAGTGGCAGTAGATCTCGGAGGGCGGCGCGCTGGGGAGCTCACCGGCGGCGGCCTGGGCGTGGGCGGCGGCCAACTGCTCGTATCCCTCGGCGATGTGGAAGGTGCCGGCGAACGCCTCGCGCGGGTCGACGGAGGTGTCGCGCAGCCTCGGCAGCCGCTTGAGCAGCATGTTGACCTTGAGCTGGGCGCCCTCGGCGGGCGTCGGGGCCGCGTCGCCGGTGAGGGCGGCGAGGGCCTGCGGCGAGGCGTTCACCAGGACGTGCCGGGCCGCGGCGACACCCTCGCCGTCAGCGGTCCGGTAGGTCACCTCTGCGGTCCGTCCGTCGGTGTCGATGCGTATGGCCTCGTGTCCGGTGACGATCACCGCGCCCGCGGCGCGCGCGGCGTCGGCGAGCGCGTCGGTGAGGGCGCCCATGCCGCCGACCGGTACGTCCCAGGCGCCGGTGCCGCCGCCGATGACGTGGTAGAGGAAGCAGCGGTTCTGCCGCAGGGAGGTGTCGTGGGCGTCGGCGAAGGTGCCGATGAGCGCGTCGGTGAGGACGACGCCGCGCACCAGGTCGTCGGTGAAGTTCTCCTCGACCGTGACGCCGATGGGCTCCTCGAACAGCGCCCGCCAGGCGTCCTCGTCGTCGACGCGGCGGCGCAGCTCGTCCTGGCTGGGCAGCGGCTCGGTCAGGGTCGGGAAGACGCGCTGGGCGACCCGCTCGGTCATCCCGTAGAACCGTTCCCAGGCGGCGTACTCCCGCTCGCCTCCGGTGAGCTTGGCGAAGGCCTCGCGGGTGCGCTGTTCGCCGCCGCCGACGAGGAGTCCGGTCGGGCGCCCGTCCCGTTCGACGGGGGTGTACGAGGAGATGGTGCGGCCGCGGACCTGGAAGTCGAGGCCGAGGTCCCGCACGATCTTCGGGGGCAGCAGGCTGACCAGGTAGGAGTAGCGCGACAGGCGGGCGTCCACGCCGGCGAACGGCCGGGTCGAGACGGCGGCGCCGCCGGTGTGCTCCAGCCGCTCCAGCACCAGCACGGACTTGCCGGCCCGGGCCAGATAGGCGGCGGCGACCAGGCCGTTGTGGCCACCGCCGACGATGACGGCGTCGTACGTACGGTGCGTCGCGAGTCCCGTTGGGAGTCCCGTTGCGAGTCCCTCGTATGCAGGCATGGCTATTCGTAGCACGCGATGATCTAGGCCGACCAGAGGCGGCGGGGCGATCGGCCGGGGGGGGCGGCTTGCGGACGCGTACGGGCGCCGTGACTCGACTCAGGTACGCGTGTACAGCGATGTGACTCGGCTCAGGTACGCGTACAGCGCTGTGACTCGGCTCAGGTCAGTGTCGCCATGAAGTCGGTGCAGGCGCGGGCGCACGCGCGGCACGCCGCCGCGCCCTTCTCGGCGCCCGGCCGTCCGTCGAAGGCGACGGCGCACTCGAGGCACACGGTCCGGCACCACTCCAGCTGGACCCGGATACCGCTCTCGTCCTGGCACCCCTGCTCGGACAGGAGCTGGGAGGTGGCGTCGCACACCTCCGCGCACATGATGCCCTGACGCCGTACGCGATCCTGCTCGTCCGTCCCGTCCGGATCCAGGGCACTCGCCCGCAGCGCACACGCCCGCGCACACTCCGCGCACGCCTGGGCGCATGCGAAGCGGTCCTCCAGAAACCGGTAGAGGTCCTCCTGGGAGGTCGTCCCTGTCACACGGTGCGGGTAGCCGGAGCGAATCGAATCAAACACGGTGCGCTGCTCGCCGAATGTCCAGCACCGGTCACCGAACGTGCCCTGTTCATCCGCTTATGGATGGGGTACCCCTGTGCTATGAGTACCGAATCGATGCAATTGGCCGCGTCGAGCGGCTTGCTCAGCCTTGTGCTCTTCCTGGTGGCCGTGGTGGTCCTGGCCCTCCTCGCCGGAAGCTTCTGGCTGGGCTCCCGGGTCAAATACCGTGAGCCCCCCAGGCCCCGCCCCGAAGAGCAGCCCCATCTGCCTCCTGAGGGCGCCGTCCACGAGATCCGCGAGAACCGGGAGTCGGAGGAGGTCCCCCAGACCCCCAAGGGCGGCCGCCCGCTCACCCCGTACGAGCTCAGCAACATGCAGACCCGCCCCAGCGCGTCCAAGGACCGGCCACGCTGGAGCCGGGGCAAGAGCGGGTCGTTCGGCGGAGGCGGCCTGGGCGGTCACTGACGACGCCGCCCGGATGAGCCGGGGACTCAGCCCCTCCTCAGCCTCAGCCTGCGCCCGCTTCGCCGAGGCCGGCATCACGACGCCCGTCGAGGCGACCGATGTGGGCCACGTTCCGCCGGTCCTCGTCGTCCTCGCTCGGCGTGGCCGCGAACCAGGTGTCGAGGATCTCCTTGAGCACCGGCTCGGACGTCAGCCGCAGGCTCAGCGCCAGTACATTGGCGTCGTTCCAGCGGCGCGCGCCGTCCGCTGTGTACGCGTCCGTGCACAGCGCGGCCCGTACGCCCGGCACCTTGTTGGCGGCGATCGAGGCCCCCGTACCGGTCCAGCAGCACACGACGGCCTGCTCGGCGGCCCCCTCGGCCACGTCCCGGGCCGCCGCCTCGGAACACACCGCCCACTGCGGGTCATTCCCTGCCTGGAGCGCCCCGTACGCCCGCACCTCGTGCCCCCGCCGCCGCAGCTCGGCGACGAGGAGGCGGGCGACGGGTTCGTCCATGTCGGAGGAGACGGAGATGCG includes the following:
- a CDS encoding serine hydrolase, translated to MTNGAADGRAGGPTRRQLGVHTLALGGALALASLPAATRAVAAPARSGGAPTLRHGSPERAGLLAAHLDQLVTDARAFLGPSPKHPWYAGAVLLAGRGGTVALHQPIGMAVRYSAYDEKTDTGVEFPADQQIAMAEDTVFDLASVSKLFTSLLAVQQMERGALELEATVASYLPEFGAAGKQDITIRQLLTHTSGFRAWIPLYNAPTYEEKLRLLWNEAPLNSPGTTYLYSDLNLISLQLVLERITGRKLDVLLREEITGPLGLGRTRYNPPASWKPKIAATEDARRPWSGLDRGLVWGEVHDENAYSLGGVAGHAGVFSCAWDLAVLGRALLNRGVYGRARILKPESVDLLFTDFNTDFPGHNHGLGFELYQHWYMGAMATPRTAGHTGFTGTCLVLDPTTDSFLVVLGNSVHPVRSWRSGSAPRVAAGNNMARAVSVRPAHGRTAWFSGMASATTATLALPALDTSGGDARLRCALWWDTEPQADTLVLESTADGGTSWQPVPFTTSRHGEDPETHPSGSATGWSGRVWHRLTADLPADRQVSLRWRYTTDRLYVGRGAYVDALRVEAGDTVLFDGARPADAARVVAAGWEQSAD
- a CDS encoding NAD(P)/FAD-dependent oxidoreductase yields the protein MPAYEGLATGLPTGLATHRTYDAVIVGGGHNGLVAAAYLARAGKSVLVLERLEHTGGAAVSTRPFAGVDARLSRYSYLVSLLPPKIVRDLGLDFQVRGRTISSYTPVERDGRPTGLLVGGGEQRTREAFAKLTGGEREYAAWERFYGMTERVAQRVFPTLTEPLPSQDELRRRVDDEDAWRALFEEPIGVTVEENFTDDLVRGVVLTDALIGTFADAHDTSLRQNRCFLYHVIGGGTGAWDVPVGGMGALTDALADAARAAGAVIVTGHEAIRIDTDGRTAEVTYRTADGEGVAAARHVLVNASPQALAALTGDAAPTPAEGAQLKVNMLLKRLPRLRDTSVDPREAFAGTFHIAEGYEQLAAAHAQAAAGELPSAPPSEIYCHSLTDPTILGPELVERGYQTLTLFGLHTPARLFGGDGVDHDAVRDELLKSTLAQFDAHLDEPLADCLATDADGRPCIEAKSPLDLERDLRLPGGNIFHRELAWPYAHGGAGRWGVETRHAGVLLCGAGAVRGGGVSGVPGHNAAMAVLEQD
- a CDS encoding ferredoxin, giving the protein MTGTTSQEDLYRFLEDRFACAQACAECARACALRASALDPDGTDEQDRVRRQGIMCAEVCDATSQLLSEQGCQDESGIRVQLEWCRTVCLECAVAFDGRPGAEKGAAACRACARACTDFMATLT
- a CDS encoding DUF6479 family protein, which gives rise to MSTESMQLAASSGLLSLVLFLVAVVVLALLAGSFWLGSRVKYREPPRPRPEEQPHLPPEGAVHEIRENRESEEVPQTPKGGRPLTPYELSNMQTRPSASKDRPRWSRGKSGSFGGGGLGGH
- a CDS encoding RpiB/LacA/LacB family sugar-phosphate isomerase, whose product is MRISVSSDMDEPVARLLVAELRRRGHEVRAYGALQAGNDPQWAVCSEAAARDVAEGAAEQAVVCCWTGTGASIAANKVPGVRAALCTDAYTADGARRWNDANVLALSLRLTSEPVLKEILDTWFAATPSEDDEDRRNVAHIGRLDGRRDAGLGEAGAG